One segment of Acidimicrobiales bacterium DNA contains the following:
- the rfbC gene encoding dTDP-4-dehydrorhamnose 3,5-epimerase has protein sequence MASVTESDLIAGVYVVTPRVFADPRGCFVETYRREWIPSGREMVQANRGDRCQGTVVGLHYHLHQADYWNVPTGVARVVLHDLRDQSPTDGATQVIDLGSPPGTAAAEHDHRGVFIPPGVAHGFAALTDMTITYLVDGYYNPADELGVAWDDPEIGADWGVAEPILSERDQANPRRVDLPEGRRPYQGLRT, from the coding sequence ATGGCGTCTGTGACCGAGAGCGACCTGATCGCGGGGGTGTACGTGGTGACCCCCCGGGTGTTCGCCGACCCGCGGGGATGCTTCGTGGAGACGTACCGCCGCGAGTGGATCCCGTCGGGGCGCGAGATGGTGCAGGCCAACCGCGGCGACCGCTGCCAAGGGACCGTCGTCGGGTTGCACTACCACCTGCACCAGGCCGACTACTGGAACGTGCCGACGGGCGTCGCGAGAGTGGTGCTGCACGACCTGCGCGATCAGTCGCCCACCGACGGCGCCACCCAGGTGATCGACCTCGGTTCGCCGCCCGGCACCGCGGCTGCCGAGCACGACCACCGCGGCGTGTTCATCCCGCCCGGTGTGGCCCACGGCTTCGCTGCCCTCACCGACATGACGATCACGTACCTGGTCGACGGCTACTACAACCCGGCCGACGAGCTCGGCGTGGCGTGGGACGATCCCGAGATCGGCGCCGACTGGGGCGTGGCCGAACCGATCCTGTCCGAGCGTGACCAGGCCAACCCGCGTCGGGTCGACCTCCCAGAGGGCCGACGGCCCTACCAGGGGCTGCGGACGTGA
- the rfbB gene encoding dTDP-glucose 4,6-dehydratase produces the protein MTRLLVTGGAGFIGSNFVRYWTGHHPDDDVVALDALTYAGCRESLADLEPRVGFVHADIGDLDAMQQALREHRIDVVVNFAAESHNSLAVLDPGRFFRTNALGTQTALEAARRVGVARFHHISTCEVYGDLALDADEAFTEESPYRPRTPYNASKAAGDHAVRAYFETYGLPISITNCANNYGPYQFPEKVIPLFTTRAIDDHDLPLYESTANRREWIHALDHCTAIDAVLARGKVGETYHVGTGVERSIAQIADAVLDALGKPESLKKIVPDRPGHDRRYRLDSSKIRRELGWEPAVSFEQGLVDTVQWYVDHRAWWEPLLGRAPVVEDAWEPATGPEQ, from the coding sequence GTGACCCGCCTGCTGGTCACCGGCGGCGCCGGGTTCATCGGCTCGAACTTCGTGCGGTACTGGACCGGGCACCACCCTGACGACGACGTCGTGGCGCTCGACGCGCTGACGTACGCCGGATGCCGCGAGTCGCTGGCCGATCTCGAGCCCCGCGTCGGGTTCGTGCACGCCGACATCGGCGACCTCGACGCTATGCAACAAGCGCTGCGCGAGCACCGCATCGACGTGGTGGTGAACTTCGCCGCCGAGTCCCACAACAGCTTGGCCGTGCTCGACCCCGGCCGCTTCTTCCGCACCAACGCGCTGGGCACCCAGACGGCGCTGGAAGCAGCCCGCCGCGTGGGCGTGGCGCGCTTCCACCACATCTCCACCTGCGAGGTGTACGGCGACTTGGCGCTCGACGCGGACGAAGCGTTCACCGAGGAGTCGCCGTACCGGCCGCGCACCCCGTACAACGCCTCGAAGGCGGCCGGTGACCACGCGGTGCGGGCGTACTTCGAGACGTACGGCCTGCCGATCTCGATCACCAACTGCGCGAACAACTACGGCCCGTACCAGTTCCCGGAGAAGGTCATCCCGCTGTTCACCACGCGGGCGATCGACGATCACGACCTGCCCTTGTACGAGTCCACCGCCAACCGGCGCGAGTGGATCCACGCGCTCGACCACTGCACGGCGATCGACGCGGTGCTCGCCCGGGGCAAGGTCGGCGAGACGTACCACGTCGGCACCGGGGTCGAGCGGTCTATCGCCCAGATCGCCGACGCCGTGCTCGACGCGCTCGGCAAGCCCGAGTCCCTCAAGAAGATCGTGCCGGACCGCCCCGGACACGACCGGCGGTACCGGCTCGACAGCTCCAAGATCCGTCGAGAGCTGGGGTGGGAGCCGGCCGTCTCGTTCGAGCAGGGCCTGGTCGACACCGTGCAGTGGTACGTGGATCACCGCGCCTGGTGGGAGCCGTTGTTGGGCCGCGCGCCGGTGGTGGAGGACGCGTGGGAGCCGGCGACCGGCCCCGAGCAGTGA
- the rfbD gene encoding dTDP-4-dehydrorhamnose reductase: protein MGAGDRPRAVSRPPTPNRREVALVTGAGGQVGHELQRVLAGRGWEAVAADHASLDLVSRDEVRALVHTVRPTVVFNAAAYTKVDDCETSAAQAFAVNALGVRHVAEACHETGAHLVHFSTDYVFDGTKTGPYVEWDSTNPLSVYGRSKLAGEVEAMAMGLGATVVRTSWVCGQVGHNIVRTLVAMAAALAEDPQRVLSFVVDQHGCPTMAGDLAETAIGLGIDRRPGLFHVTNQGPTTWHGFASEVVRLLGEDPARVRPVTTDELDPPRPAPRPANSVLEPAALRASGLPLPPPWIERLPALVTAIRES, encoded by the coding sequence GTGGGAGCCGGCGACCGGCCCCGAGCAGTGAGCCGTCCACCCACACCGAACCGCCGCGAGGTCGCCTTGGTCACCGGCGCCGGTGGCCAAGTCGGCCACGAGCTCCAACGGGTGCTGGCGGGCCGCGGTTGGGAGGCGGTGGCCGCCGACCACGCCAGCCTCGACCTCGTATCGCGCGACGAGGTCCGCGCCCTGGTGCACACGGTGCGACCGACGGTGGTCTTCAACGCCGCTGCGTACACCAAGGTGGATGACTGCGAGACCAGCGCGGCGCAAGCCTTCGCCGTCAACGCCCTCGGGGTCCGACACGTCGCGGAGGCGTGCCACGAAACCGGCGCCCACTTGGTGCACTTCTCCACCGATTACGTGTTCGACGGCACCAAGACCGGGCCGTACGTGGAGTGGGACAGCACGAACCCGTTGTCGGTCTACGGCCGGTCGAAGCTGGCGGGCGAAGTCGAGGCGATGGCGATGGGGCTCGGCGCGACGGTGGTCCGCACGTCTTGGGTGTGCGGACAGGTCGGGCACAACATCGTGCGCACACTGGTCGCCATGGCCGCCGCGCTTGCGGAAGATCCGCAGCGGGTGCTCTCGTTCGTGGTCGACCAGCACGGCTGCCCGACGATGGCCGGCGATCTCGCGGAGACGGCGATCGGCCTCGGCATCGACCGGCGCCCCGGTCTGTTCCACGTCACCAACCAGGGCCCGACCACCTGGCACGGCTTCGCCTCCGAAGTCGTCCGCCTCCTCGGCGAGGACCCGGCGCGGGTCCGGCCGGTCACCACCGACGAGCTGGATCCGCCACGGCCCGCGCCGCGGCCAGCGAACTCGGTGCTCGAGCCCGCCGCCCTGCGCGCGTCGGGACTGCCGCTGCCCCCACCGTGGATCGAACGGCTGCCCGCGCTCGTGACCGCCATCCGGGAGAGCTGA
- a CDS encoding nucleotide sugar dehydrogenase — translation MSSQIAVLGAGYVGLTTAACLAHLEHSVVCADINAERVGRLSEGDVPILEQGLDELVAEGLQSGMLRFTTDVPAAVADAEFVYLAVPTPQGLDGSADLSYIEAAARQISPHLRSEAVVINKSTVPVGSTNVVGQVLGRGDVFVVSNPEFLREGSAVNDFLHPDRVVIGCDDQGAAIRVASLYMGLTAPIMVTDPASAELIKYASNAFLASKVSFVNAIAAVCEGVGADVNDVVLGMGYDKRIGHEFLRPGPGWGGSCFVGAETVLVRRGDHVRLMRYDELFAEVERVGLAGFEALSWQSGDPTPEFMPVAALTSRPYVGDVVDVHTEMGRRITVTADHPFVCGDGIDADEVSVKVASDLSEVDWLPVAQHAPLPSAEAGPADVERILAAFSDDGLRPGRDAYGKRLPDDVWRLGDEHKQAVLRALWDGDGSWSRVDRSASAVLEYETVSRELADGMVRLLGDLGVVARLTVGQTAMSTVDMYRLTISGADQVADACWLLPQEEQARIRAHSLRFTERNAPNGYRRLSKNAAWVRVAAAERRHFEGTVYSLEVPVTHTVVATHGLVVHNCFPKDTRALVHIAEEGGYDFDLLRGVIAVNEEQFVRVVDKVLEQAGGSVEGLPIAVWGITFKARTDDTRDSPAVAIMRRLASRGARIRAYDPAIHGPVPELPEVEVADDPYAACEGAQVLVVLTEWDQFRWLDFDKVAELMAERRVVDTRNVLDRQGLHRRGFAYAAIGRN, via the coding sequence ATGAGCAGCCAGATCGCGGTGCTGGGCGCCGGCTACGTCGGACTCACGACGGCGGCCTGCTTGGCCCATCTGGAGCACTCGGTCGTGTGTGCGGACATCAACGCGGAGCGGGTGGGCCGGTTGTCGGAGGGCGACGTGCCGATCCTGGAGCAGGGGCTCGACGAGCTCGTCGCCGAGGGGCTCCAGTCGGGGATGCTGCGCTTCACCACCGATGTTCCCGCTGCGGTGGCGGACGCCGAGTTCGTCTACTTGGCCGTGCCCACCCCCCAAGGCCTCGACGGGTCGGCCGACCTCAGCTACATCGAAGCCGCCGCGCGCCAGATCTCACCCCATCTGCGGTCCGAAGCCGTGGTCATCAACAAGTCGACGGTGCCCGTCGGGTCCACCAACGTGGTCGGACAGGTGCTCGGCCGCGGCGACGTGTTCGTCGTCTCGAACCCCGAGTTCCTCCGCGAAGGCTCGGCCGTCAACGACTTCCTCCACCCTGACCGCGTCGTCATCGGCTGTGACGACCAGGGGGCCGCCATCCGTGTCGCCTCGCTCTACATGGGTCTCACCGCGCCGATCATGGTCACCGACCCTGCCTCGGCCGAGCTGATCAAGTACGCGTCGAACGCGTTCTTGGCCTCGAAGGTCTCGTTCGTCAACGCCATCGCGGCCGTGTGCGAAGGCGTCGGCGCCGACGTCAACGACGTCGTGCTCGGCATGGGCTACGACAAGCGCATCGGCCACGAGTTCCTGCGCCCCGGCCCCGGCTGGGGCGGAAGTTGCTTCGTCGGTGCCGAGACCGTGTTGGTCCGCCGCGGTGATCACGTCCGGTTGATGCGTTACGACGAGCTCTTTGCCGAAGTGGAGCGGGTTGGGCTCGCCGGCTTCGAGGCGCTTTCCTGGCAGTCGGGCGATCCCACGCCCGAGTTCATGCCGGTCGCTGCGTTGACCTCGCGTCCGTACGTCGGTGACGTGGTCGATGTGCACACGGAGATGGGACGCCGGATCACGGTCACTGCCGATCACCCGTTCGTCTGCGGCGATGGAATCGACGCTGACGAAGTGTCCGTCAAGGTGGCTTCGGACCTTTCTGAGGTCGACTGGCTCCCCGTGGCACAGCACGCCCCGCTGCCATCCGCAGAGGCCGGGCCTGCCGACGTGGAGCGGATCTTGGCGGCGTTCTCCGACGATGGGCTGCGACCCGGGCGCGACGCGTACGGGAAACGGCTGCCCGACGACGTGTGGCGGTTGGGCGACGAGCACAAGCAGGCCGTGCTGCGGGCGCTGTGGGACGGTGACGGCTCCTGGTCCCGGGTCGACCGATCCGCCAGTGCCGTCCTCGAATACGAGACGGTGTCGCGCGAGCTCGCCGACGGCATGGTGCGTCTCCTCGGCGACCTGGGCGTGGTCGCTCGCCTGACGGTCGGGCAGACCGCGATGTCGACGGTCGACATGTACCGGCTCACCATCAGCGGCGCCGACCAAGTGGCCGATGCGTGCTGGTTGCTGCCCCAGGAGGAGCAGGCCAGGATCCGTGCGCACTCGCTGCGGTTCACGGAGCGAAACGCGCCGAACGGGTACCGGCGCCTGTCGAAGAACGCGGCGTGGGTTCGGGTCGCCGCTGCGGAGCGCCGACACTTTGAGGGCACGGTGTACTCGCTGGAAGTGCCCGTCACCCACACGGTGGTCGCCACCCACGGGCTGGTGGTCCACAACTGCTTTCCGAAAGACACGCGGGCGTTGGTCCACATCGCGGAGGAGGGCGGGTACGACTTCGACTTGCTGCGCGGTGTGATCGCGGTGAACGAAGAGCAGTTCGTGCGGGTGGTCGACAAGGTGCTCGAGCAGGCGGGCGGGTCGGTCGAGGGCCTGCCGATAGCGGTCTGGGGCATCACGTTCAAAGCTCGCACCGACGACACCCGTGACTCGCCGGCGGTCGCGATCATGCGTCGCCTGGCTTCGCGGGGGGCCCGCATCCGGGCGTACGACCCGGCGATCCACGGACCGGTGCCCGAGCTGCCCGAGGTCGAGGTGGCCGACGACCCGTACGCGGCGTGCGAAGGGGCGCAAGTGCTGGTCGTGCTCACCGAGTGGGATCAGTTCCGGTGGCTCGACTTCGACAAGGTCGCGGAGCTGATGGCGGAGCGGCGGGTGGTCGACACCCGCAACGTGCTCGACCGCCAGGGCTTGCACCGCCGCGGCTTCGCGTACGCGGCGATCGGCCGCAACTGA
- a CDS encoding UDP-glucuronic acid decarboxylase family protein, protein MARVVVTGGAGFLGSHLCDRLLDRGDQVVCIDNLITGSLANIDRLFGRRGFTFVEHDVSMYVWVPGPVDVVMHFASPASPADFERIPIQILKVGSLGTHNALGLAKAKGARFFLASTSEVYGDPQVHPQPESYWGHVNPIGPRGVYDEAKRFAEAMTMAYHRAHGLDVRIVRIFNTFGPRMRLDDGRVVSNFIVQALQGKPLTVYGDGNQTRSFCFVDDEVRGFLDLLDSSLIGPTNIGNPREYTVLELAEKVVQLTESSSEIVFEPLPVDDPVRRQPDISRAIEQLGWQPEVELEPGLTKTIEYFRGVLDA, encoded by the coding sequence ATGGCCAGGGTCGTCGTCACCGGCGGCGCCGGCTTCCTCGGATCGCACCTCTGCGACCGACTCCTCGATCGGGGCGACCAGGTCGTCTGCATCGACAACTTGATCACTGGCTCGCTCGCCAACATCGACCGGCTCTTCGGCCGTCGCGGTTTCACGTTCGTGGAGCACGACGTGAGCATGTACGTGTGGGTGCCGGGGCCCGTCGACGTGGTGATGCATTTCGCCAGTCCGGCCTCGCCGGCCGACTTCGAGCGCATCCCGATCCAGATCCTGAAGGTCGGCAGCCTCGGCACGCACAACGCGCTGGGTCTCGCCAAGGCGAAGGGCGCCCGCTTCTTCTTGGCGTCCACCAGCGAGGTCTACGGCGACCCTCAGGTGCACCCGCAGCCCGAGTCGTACTGGGGTCACGTCAACCCGATCGGCCCCCGCGGCGTGTACGACGAAGCCAAGCGGTTCGCCGAAGCGATGACGATGGCGTACCACCGCGCGCACGGCCTCGACGTCCGCATCGTGCGCATCTTCAACACGTTCGGCCCTCGGATGCGGCTCGACGACGGGCGGGTGGTGTCGAACTTCATCGTCCAGGCGTTGCAGGGCAAGCCGCTCACGGTCTACGGGGACGGGAACCAGACCCGGAGCTTCTGTTTCGTCGACGACGAGGTCCGCGGGTTCCTCGACCTGTTGGATTCTTCGCTGATCGGCCCCACCAACATCGGCAACCCGCGTGAGTACACGGTGCTCGAGTTGGCCGAGAAGGTGGTGCAGCTCACCGAGTCGTCGTCAGAGATCGTGTTCGAGCCGTTGCCGGTCGACGACCCGGTTCGCCGCCAGCCCGACATCTCTCGGGCGATCGAGCAGCTCGGCTGGCAGCCCGAGGTCGAGCTGGAACCCGGCCTCACCAAGACCATCGAGTACTTCCGGGGCGTGCTCGACGCGTGA